The Vicinamibacteria bacterium genomic sequence ACGCCCATGAAAGCCTGCAGGAGCAGGAGCGTCTCGTTGGGCGACTGCCTCCCGAAGGGACCGTTGCCCTGGACGGCGCCCCAGATCGCGATGCCCGAGAGCAATGCGGTGGCCGTGGCTGCCTCGCGCGGCTCGAAGCGGAACGCCGCCCACAGGAGCGGCGGGAGAGCGATGAATGCCAGGGGGTAGTTCCTCGTCCCGAGGGCGAGCAAGCCGTCGAAGATCACGAGGCCGACCACGACCAGCGAAGCCACGAGCAGAGCGGCCTCGATCGCCCGCCCACGATCCCAGCGCGGACGCGCCGTCGTGCCCCAGAGTAGCAACAGGGGTGCGATGACCAGTGCGCCTCCCATGTCCCCGAGCCACCATGTGAACCAGATCGACCCGTAGTTGGCCCAGGGCGCATATCCCCCCAGGGACAAGCTCGTGACCCCAAACGTGGCGCTCACGGTTGTCCCCACCAGGCCCGCCAAAGCGGCGAACTTGAAGACGTCCGGTGGTCTATCGAAAGCTCGCAGTCCCCCGGCCAGGCGGCGGACAAGCCAGGCACCCAGGACCCCCTCCAGCGTGTTCCCGGTGGCGATGCCCAAAGAGGTCAAGGCCGAGCCCGCAGTGGTCAGGTTCGCTAGGAAAGCACCGGCGAAGACCCCGGGCCAGACACGAAGGCCCATGCCGAGGAAGGCCGCGAGCGCGATGCCCGTAGGCGGCCAGACGGGCGTGGCGCTCACATGGAGGAATGCCAGCTTGAGCCCCAGTTTGGCAGAGATGAAGTAAACGGTCGCGAGGACTGCGACCGCTCCAAGCTGGGACAGGCGATGCCGCAGCACCTCGCGAGGAGGTGGTGTGCGGCCCGGAAGGAGAGGATTGACCACCTGCGCCCCTTGACCCGCCGTTGCGGCGGGAGAGACTCCCTCAGTGGCTGATCATGCTCGGCGAGAAGAACTTACGCCCGCGCGTGGGCGAGCACGAACCCCCGAGAAGCCTATCCCTTTTCTGGATAGACATCTCCTCACCATAACAATGGCTTTTTTGGCCAGCACTTCGTAGTGAGCAGGATCACAGGCTTAACTTACTTGTTAATAGGGCTTTGCGTTGTCGCTGGAGAAGGGAGGCTCGTTTACTCGCGGAACGCGGCTCGAGGCAACCGCGGGATCTGAGCCACCCCTCCGAAACGGGCCGGCTCTGGGCCGCAAGCAAGCAACCGACACAGACTTAGCGATTGGAGGGTCCCCCCTCTCCCTCCCAGCGTTCCAGGTCGTTCTCCCCCACGGTCTCTTCGGCGAGGGGAGGCATTCTTCCCTCATGAACCTCTTCCCGGGCCGGGGCGGGATTCACCGCGCCGTTCAGGACCGCCCCGTCATGCATCCGGAGGCGCTCGACCCGGAAAAGGCCCTTGGCACGGGCCGTCTCCCGGAGAACCAGGATCCCGGCACGTATCTCTCCCTCGAACGTCCCTTCGACGTCCACCCGACTCGATCGAACCTGGGCTCGGGCATCTCCTCTCGGGCCGATTCTGAGCTCACCACTGAGCTTGACGCTGCCCTCGAAACGGCCCAAGACCACCAAGTCCTTTCCTACCACCTGACCTGAGAGAAGTGACTCCTCAGCAACAACGCTCGCCCCATCGGCATCATTTGCCACTAGATCCCCTCTCCGGTCCCGACAACCGGACCCCTCTGTACCCGAGACCAGTCTAAAGCCAGGCTGGTAGCCAGCCCTTGGACGCCTACACCCAGGACCCCTGAATCGGAATAGTGCAACGGACCTCCCCTGACCGGGTCCTCGTCTACGCTGGTTGAGAAAACTGGAGGAACAATGGCCCAGACTGTTCCGGTCCGCGAACTGCCCATCCCACACCTCAAGGACGACTCCCCCGAGTCGTGTCCTGTGACCGTCGAGGAGCTTGTCCGGTATCTCAGGGCCAAAACCGAAGCCAAGGCCATCACGACCAACGATCTTATCTTCATAAGAACGGCTCAGGTCTACGAGTGCGGCTATTGGGTTTGGCGCTTTGGAGATCGGCAGCCCCAGGGATACGTGCTCGTGATGCGCGACCCCGAGGGTGACGCCTGGATCAGTTGCTACTCGAGCACGGCCAATCTCGACCCCCAGCAGATGCTTCTCGCCGACTACCGGATGGCCCTACAGGACAACTAAGAGCGTGGGAAGCTGTCATCACGGTCCTGGGCGGGGGTCCCAGGAGGTCGCCTCTTGGTCTCGAGCGTCCCCAAGGCATCTCTTCTCGTGGCGGCGGGGGCGGGGGCGCCTTAGCGGCGCCCCCGTTCTCACGCTCTGCACGAGGTCCTATTTCGGCTGTGACACCACCCGCAGATACGGCTTCAACGTCTTGAAGCCTTGCGGATACTTCTTCTTGGCGTCCTCGTCGGAAACCGATGTGGGAATGATGACGTCCTGACCCGGCTTCCAGTTCACCGGGGTCGCCACCGTGTACTTTGCGGTTAACTGAATCGAGTCGACCAGACGCAGCACCTCATCAAAGTTGCGCCCGGTGCTCATCGGATACACGAGCATGGCCTTGACCTTCTTGTCGGGCCCGATGATGAAGACGGAACGAACCGTCGCATTCTCGGCCGCGGTTCGCTTCCCGCCGCTCGCGTTTGGATGAATCATATCGTAGAGCTTCGCGACGGTAAGTTCGGCGTCGCCGATCAGGGGGTAGTTGACGGCATGACCCTGAGTCTCTTGGATGTCCTTGACCCACGCCTTGTGGTCGCTGACAGGATCCACGCTGAGTCCGATGATCTTAACGTTGCGTTTCTCGAAATCGGGCTTTAGGCCGGCCATGTATCCAAGCTCGGTCGTGCAGACGGGGGTGAAATCCTTCGGATGCGAGAACAAGATGACCCACTTGTCCCCGATCCATTCGTGGAATCGTATCTTCCCCTCGGTGGTCTCGGCGGTGAAGTCCGGTGCTTCGTCACCTATGCGTACAGCCATGTTCGACCTCCATTTGGCTCCCCGGTCGGGATACTCTCGTCGCCCCCCCCGCCGGGCTACTTCCCGATCCAAGACAATCCGGGAGTCACGGTTGCGGGTCTTGGATACCAAAATCCTAGCACAACCCGAGCAAGATACTTCGCCGGCACTCACGCAGTGGGACATTGGAGCGCTTGACCGAACGCGACCCCCGGCAGCCGGTTGCGACCAGCAGAGGCTGCCCAAGGCTATCGGACCTGCCTCGGCGTCGGTTCGTGGTACCGTGGCATCCTGAGTCGCCCACATGACGGGCGCTACGGCCAGGAGGGCCGGAAGTAAGGCACGTGGAGCGTCGAGACCCCCGCCGAAGTTTGGCGGACGCCGCGGGAAGCGTGAACGGCACATTCAGGACGCCGACTCCGAGTAGGAAGGAATGCGTACGATATGGATTCAGGTGTCAGGCTCGCCGCCGCGGACTGGCTCACAGAAATCACAAAGAGGAGGCACCCGGTGATCGCTCTCACGCTCATGTTGGCCTTCGTCGGCCTTGAAGCCTCGCCCGCTCCCGCGAGTCCTGCCCCCCACGTCCGTTCCTTCTGGAAGGGTATCGTCGGTAACGGCTATGCCGTCCCCGCGGGGGAGTCTCCCGCCGCATTGATCCAGGAACTCTCGGGATATCTCGGGTCCCCCGACCGGGAACTTCGTGACGAGTTTGCCTACGCCATCCCGGTCCAATGGATCTACCGCGACAAGCGCCTGGCCCCGGGGGAGCTCCGAGGTCTGCTGCAGCTGTGGTCCGCCAACCTGGAGCTGGGTCTGGGAGACAGCGGCAACGACACCGTCCTCCTCCGATCCTTCTCGACGCTCGACCTTTCGATCCTGGCTGCGTTGGACAACGAACGGCCCTTTCTGACGGACGCCGAGTTCCAGGGGCTTCTTGCCCAAGGGCTGAGGTATCTCGAGAAGGAGCGCGACGTCCGGGGATACGACGAGCGCGTGGGATGGATCCATGCGACCGCCCACACCGCGGACCTGCTCAAGTTCCTCTCTCGCAACACAAAGCTCAAGGCCACGGACCAGAAGCGGATCGTCGAGGAAATCGCGGCCAAGCTGGAGGGCGCAGGGTCGGTCTTCACCCATGGCGAGGACGAGCGCCTTGCCCGCGCGCTCCTCTCCCTCGCCCGTCGTCCCGATTTCGATCCCTCATCACTTCTAGGGTGGTGCCAGCGTCTCAAGGCTGCAGAGACCAGCCTCCGGGATGCTCCGGTCTTCGATCACGACCGCTTCATCGCCCTTCAGAACGAAAAGAACTCCCTCAAGAGCTTGGCCGTGCTGCTCGCCGGGGAGAAGACTCTCACCGTCGCCGGTAAGGAAGTCGAGGCAAGTCTCATCGCCGTGTTGGTCGGCTAAGGGAAGCGACCCATACCCCGTTGGGCGGGGCGGGCTGGCCAGGCGTTCTCCTGTGGCCACGATTCAAGGAGGCTCGCCGGGTGGGGGCCGCAGAGCCCCTGCAAGCTCAGCGCTTTCGTCTCGCTCTGGCGCGCGACTTCGAACGCCGCGTCTTGCTCATTCGAGGCGGCCCGACACCACCCGAGGGCAGGGTGGCCACCAGCCTCTTAGGCGCCACGGCGCGGTAGCTCTCATCGATCCACTGCCGGAGGACTGGGAGCGGGGGCTTGTCACGCGAGCCGAAGCGCGAGGTCACCCAACCGCTCTTGCCCAAGTTGTAGCCGGTAGGAGAAGCGAAGGGGAGACTCAACGCCAGGCTCGCTGATTGCGGCAGCTTGACGCTCATGTGGAGGCCATCGCTCGCAACGCCCAGGAAGACGAATACCTTCTTCCCGACCTTGATCACGCTCTCACCCCAGGGGAAATCCTCGTAGGCGGATGGGTAGGAGAGCGCGAATCGACGCAGGATGGCCTCACCTTGTTTTGCGCTGCTCATATGTGCCTCTCCCCATCATGCACCTCTCTTGGTGCCTGGACCAGCTCCAATTGGGGGCCGTGCGATGGTGTGGTCGGGCACTCTT encodes the following:
- a CDS encoding MmcQ/YjbR family DNA-binding protein, whose translation is MSSAKQGEAILRRFALSYPSAYEDFPWGESVIKVGKKVFVFLGVASDGLHMSVKLPQSASLALSLPFASPTGYNLGKSGWVTSRFGSRDKPPLPVLRQWIDESYRAVAPKRLVATLPSGGVGPPRMSKTRRSKSRARARRKR
- a CDS encoding DUF2785 domain-containing protein, whose amino-acid sequence is MIALTLMLAFVGLEASPAPASPAPHVRSFWKGIVGNGYAVPAGESPAALIQELSGYLGSPDRELRDEFAYAIPVQWIYRDKRLAPGELRGLLQLWSANLELGLGDSGNDTVLLRSFSTLDLSILAALDNERPFLTDAEFQGLLAQGLRYLEKERDVRGYDERVGWIHATAHTADLLKFLSRNTKLKATDQKRIVEEIAAKLEGAGSVFTHGEDERLARALLSLARRPDFDPSSLLGWCQRLKAAETSLRDAPVFDHDRFIALQNEKNSLKSLAVLLAGEKTLTVAGKEVEASLIAVLVG
- a CDS encoding peroxiredoxin codes for the protein MAVRIGDEAPDFTAETTEGKIRFHEWIGDKWVILFSHPKDFTPVCTTELGYMAGLKPDFEKRNVKIIGLSVDPVSDHKAWVKDIQETQGHAVNYPLIGDAELTVAKLYDMIHPNASGGKRTAAENATVRSVFIIGPDKKVKAMLVYPMSTGRNFDEVLRLVDSIQLTAKYTVATPVNWKPGQDVIIPTSVSDEDAKKKYPQGFKTLKPYLRVVSQPK